A DNA window from Hordeum vulgare subsp. vulgare chromosome 1H, MorexV3_pseudomolecules_assembly, whole genome shotgun sequence contains the following coding sequences:
- the LOC123448848 gene encoding ubiquitin domain-containing protein 1-like — translation MGCAGSTPKVDESSKNLRKPKPWKHTQPITPAQLKQMRDEFWDTAPHYGGQKEIWDALQAATEADLTLAQTIVDSAGIIVSNPDLTLCYDERGAKYELPNYVLSEPTNLVRDG, via the exons ATGGGCTGCGCCGGATCCACGCCCAAAGTCGATG AGAGCAGTAAGAACCTAAGGAAGCCTAAACCTTGGAAGCACACTCAGCCAATAACACCAGCGCAACTCAAACAGATGCGTGATGAATTCTGGGACACGGCTCCACACTATGGCGGACAGAAAG AGATTTGGGATGCGCTTCAGGCCGCGACAGAAGCTGATTTAACTCTTGCGCAGACCATAGTGGACAGTGCTGGAATCATCGTTTCGAATCCTGACCTCACGCTTTGTTACGACGAGAGAG GTGCCAAGTATGAACTGCCTAATTATGTTCTGAGTGAGCCCACAAACCTGGTCCGTGATGGCTGA